The Neomonachus schauinslandi chromosome 4, ASM220157v2, whole genome shotgun sequence genome includes a region encoding these proteins:
- the LOC110574785 gene encoding 60S ribosomal protein L21-like, whose amino-acid sequence MTNTKGKRRGTRYMFSRPFRKHGVVPLATYMRIYKKGDIVNIKGMGTVQKRMLHKCYHGKTGRVYNVTQHAVGIVVNKQVKGKILAKRINVRIEHIKHSKSRDSFLKGVKENDQKKKEAKEKGTWVQLKRQPAPPREAHFVRTNGKEPELLEPIPYEFMA is encoded by the coding sequence atgaccaacacaaaaggaaagaggagaggtaccCGCTATATGTTCTCTAGaccttttagaaaacatggagtTGTTCCTTTGGCCACATACATGCGAATCTATAAGAAAGGTGATATTGTGAACATCAAGGGAATGGGCACTGTTCAAAAAAGAATGCTCCACAAATGTTACCATGGCAAAACTGGAAGAGTCTACAATGTTACTCAGCATGCTGTTGGCATTGTTGTAAACAAACAAGTTAAGGGCAagattcttgccaagagaatTAATGTACGCATTGAGCATATTAAACACTCAAAGAGTCGAGATAGCTTCCTGAAGGgtgtgaaggaaaatgatcagaaaaagaaggaagccaaagagaaaggtacttgggttcaactgaagcgccagcctgccccacccagagAGGCACACTTTGTGAGAACTAACGGAAAGGAGCCCGAACTTCTGGAACCCATTCCCTATGAATTTATGGcatga